The genomic segment aaactttcatgtaaagatcaaatttggcaataggcagcctagtttcaatgagcagcattgcagtacccttttcgaccatttcctgcacagtgtacatttaagaTAAGTTTTGAACCCCCCATTTTCTTTTTTGTACTCCGCAGCCCCTGTTTCCGCGAGACAGCTTCGGCGCGGCGCTGGCCAAGAACATCGTGTCCAtgctggggattaataaagtctctctctctctctctctctctctctctctttctctctgcacagCCCCTGTTTCCACGGGACAGCTTCGGCGCGGCGCTGGCCAAGAACATCGTGTCCAtgctggggattaataaagtctctctctctctctctctctctttctttctctctgcacagCCCCTGTTTCCGCGGGACAGCTTCGGCGCGGCGCTGGCCAAGAACATCGTGTCCATGCTGGTGTGGCTGGCCCTCACGGTCATGAACTGCAGCATGGTACGCGCCTTCCTGCGCCACAGCGTCTTCTACGAGGACCCGCGCTACGTCATGTTCATCGCCATGGTGCTGAACGACACGCTGCAGCTGGCGCTAGTCACGGCGCTCTACGTGGTCAGCTACGCCTTCTCGCGCATCCACGCCGGCGTCTGCAGCGTGCTGATCgtggccgccaccaccaccacgcgcGCCACCCCGCTCATCCTGGCCGGCATGGCGGTGGAGCGCTACGTCTCCATCTGCTTCCCGCTGCACTACGGCCACATGTGCACGCTGGGACGCACGCTCTGGCTCATCCTGGGCGTCCTGGCGCTCACCTCGGCCGTGCCGCTGACCGACCTCTTCATCACGCTGGCCACGCGCCCGCCCAACGTCCACTTCCGCGCCGCCATCTTCTGCGACCACTCCATCGTGTTTGCGGGCGAAGCCATCTACATCAAGAACTGCATCGTGGACACAGTGTACCTGTCCTTCGTCTTCCTCACCATCGTCTACACCTACGTGAAGATCATGCTGGCGGCGCGCGCGGCGGCCTCCACGGACTACGTGTCGGTGCACCGCGCGCGCAACACGGTGCTCCTGCACGGCGTGCAGCTCCTGCTGTGCATGCTGGCCTTCGTGGTGCCGTCCATGCAGGTGTCGTAAAattttattcttatatgattcttatgtagattcctgcatgtacatgtatatgcaggaatatagatgtataggtatgtgactatatatatatatatatatatatatatatttccagtTGTGAAAGTATTGTATTCTGTGCTTGAGTGTGAGGGTCTGTCAGCTGAGGTGGGGCCAAGCTAATTAGCATGTGTAAAGTATCTGGCCCTGGGTGGGCCAAGAGCTATAAAGGCCTAGGGATGCCACTAGGAATCGGGCTTGTTAACTAGAGATATCAGAGAGAATGATGTCTCTCGCTAAGACGTTCCCGGTTCCACTATGGAGCAGTAATAAAAAAATCTGCAGAAATTCACCGTaccaaaagtgcctgtctgacattaaCAAGAAAAACTCCACACAGGCGCCGCTCATCCGGCTGTTCCCCATGCACCACCTGGAGATCCGCTACGTCAACTTCCTGCTCGTCTACATCATCCCGCGTTTCCTGAGCCCCATGATCTACGGCTTCCGCGACGAGAAGTTCCGGCGCTACTGGCTGCAGCACCTCCTCCGCACCTGCCGCCAAGGAGGCCGCGGGGGGGCCAAGAGGGTCAGGCCGGGTCGGGGTGGCGGGGgtcagggtgggggtgggggtgcgggtggtgcGGCTGGTTTTAAAATGGCGAGCAAGCTGGGAGAGCCTCTCAGGTCCTAGACATTGATgcacagagaaatacacacacacacacacacacacacacacacacgcacacacacacacacgcacacacgcacacacacaaccacacacacacacacacacacacacctgcaacctcacacacacacaaacacacgtgcacgcatgcaagcatgcacgcacgcacgcacacacatgaactatGGTATTTGATGCCCTGAACAGTGGAGTGGACCTGCTGAAATCTCCTGGGTGAGAAAGACTTTGAGGCATTTAAAGCACAAGGACAAAACATCCACTCCACTGTATATTATTATATTCTATGTGCAACAGCAAACAATGTGTTGATAAGCGGTCATCATTTTCTTCTTGAAGAAATTCATTTttgaaatacatacagtaaactATTGCCCTTTTGCAGTCTTAATTTTATCTACTGAACATCATTAACAGTCAAGTTGAAGTTTTCTTAAAATGAAGACAGTGTGCAGCAGGAACTTTTTAGTGAAGTTAGTGGTTCCCTGTAGTCACACCAATGTATAAAGACTTGTGTAAGTCCCAAAGTTAAAAGATAAAACACAGACTCTTACCATAACGGCATTCATGTATAgtttgtttacagtgtgtgtttcCCAAATTATGATCACAAAACCCTCTGCACCTCACACAAATTATATAAGTTATTTTTATACTATATCTATAGTTTTATTATAATGAGTCTGTTCAATCTGTGAGTCAATGAGCCTGTTTAATGTGTTAAAATAGTGTGTAACAtttttgattttcaaaatgaataTTTTGTAAATACACTCTGATGCCGCTTGCCATTTATGCTAATGTAGGCTAAATAAAACAATATTTTGTAACTTGTGTTTGGCACTTGATGAACacccagacaaagacagacatgtGGATTTAAGATtagattttatatatttttatatttccaGCATATTTGCATTTGAAGATAACGCCACATCACTCAATGGCAGGACAAAACAGCTGTGAAAAATTAGTTTCTCATCTATAACATATCCACACATTTGTTTGTTAAATCAGCAATTCAAAGTGATAGAAACCTGTCACTACATGTGCCATATGCCTGAGCCTAAGGTTGATCTAGCCCTACAATCTAGGCCCTAGTAGACAAACACAATTGCATTTGCAGTACATGTACAGTGTGCATCGATAATGAGTACActtcttttgaaaagtaacatctTGAACAATATCTTGACAAGCACACAACTTATTTCCAAAACGTGCACAAGTTTAAAACAACATCTGATGAGCTTACAATAAA from the Engraulis encrasicolus isolate BLACKSEA-1 chromosome 14, IST_EnEncr_1.0, whole genome shotgun sequence genome contains:
- the LOC134462941 gene encoding odorant receptor 131-2-like, which encodes MNSTFDPSSSSSSSFSSSSMPMPLAANLSSVVQTPLFPRDSFGAALAKNIVSMLGINKPLFPRDSFGAALAKNIVSMLVWLALTVMNCSMVRAFLRHSVFYEDPRYVMFIAMVLNDTLQLALVTALYVVSYAFSRIHAGVCSVLIVAATTTTRATPLILAGMAVERYVSICFPLHYGHMCTLGRTLWLILGVLALTSAVPLTDLFITLATRPPNVHFRAAIFCDHSIVFAGEAIYIKNCIVDTVYLSFVFLTIVYTYVKIMLAARAAASTDYVSVHRARNTVLLHGVQLLLCMLAFVVPSMQAPLIRLFPMHHLEIRYVNFLLVYIIPRFLSPMIYGFRDEKFRRYWLQHLLRTCRQGGRGGAKRVRPGRGGGGQGGGGGAGGAAGFKMASKLGEPLRS